CCGATTCGGCGATCAACGCGGCCTTCTGCCCGACTTTGTAGGCCTCGTCCAGGTCCGGGATCGACGCGTAGATCGCCGTCATTCGCTGGTCCGTGCCCATGACCTGCCCGCGTGCATTACCGGGTACCGGCAGCCCGTGCCCGTTTAACACCGTCACCAGTTGCTGGGCAACGGTCGTCTTGGACGCGCTGAACTGGGTGTGGCCGAAACTGTCTTTCGTCTCGCCCAGCTCGCCGACTTCGAACCCCTCGCTGACCACGATAACGCAGCGCCCGTCTCTCTTGAGCTGGTCGCTGACATTGTCGCACAACTCTTCGACCGTCACTTTCGATTCAGCCATGTAAATCTGCAGCGGCATTTCGCGTTTGGGGTCGGCCAGCCTCGCGGCGGCTGGAACGAAGCCGATCTTGCGTCCCATGGCCTGCAGTACAAGCACCGGGTCCGCCGGGCACGAGCCGCCGTTTTCCTCGTTCGCATTCTGTACGATGCTCATCCAGTACCGCGCCACGCTGCCATACCCGGGGGTATGGTCAATCAGCTTGAATTCCGAGTCGCCGACGTCATTGTCGATTGTCTTGGGCACGCCGACGGCGACCAAGTCCAGCCCGCGCTCGTGGGCCACTTTGGCGACCTTGTGCGCGGTGTCCATCGAGTCGTTGCCGCCGTTGTAAAAAAAATACCCGATGTCGTGGGCCTTCATGACCTCGACGACCCGCTCGAAATCCTCTTTCTGGTTCGCCTTGAGCTTGTAACGGCAGGTACCGATGCTTCCCGCGGCGGGGGTGTATCGAAGCAGCGCGATCTCCTGCTCATCCTGGGCAGACAAATCGAGCAATTCCTCTTTCAGCACTCCCTCGATACCGTGCCAGCCGCCGTAGATGGTCCCAAACGTCCCGGGGAACATCTT
The sequence above is drawn from the Candidatus Hydrogenedentota bacterium genome and encodes:
- a CDS encoding diphosphate--fructose-6-phosphate 1-phosphotransferase encodes the protein MPKNVIVAQSGGPSPVINSSLRGVLETCKMFPGTFGTIYGGWHGIEGVLKEELLDLSAQDEQEIALLRYTPAAGSIGTCRYKLKANQKEDFERVVEVMKAHDIGYFFYNGGNDSMDTAHKVAKVAHERGLDLVAVGVPKTIDNDVGDSEFKLIDHTPGYGSVARYWMSIVQNANEENGGSCPADPVLVLQAMGRKIGFVPAAARLADPKREMPLQIYMAESKVTVEELCDNVSDQLKRDGRCVIVVSEGFEVGELGETKDSFGHTQFSASKTTVAQQLVTVLNGHGLPVPGNARGQVMGTDQRMTAIYASIPDLDEAYKVGQKAALIAESGENGWMATILREPGPIYNVRYDKVPLEKVANSERAFPKAWLAPSKYDVTDDFVAYAQPLVGEDWASVPVVNGRQRFARFKPIFAEKKLPEYTLQALRK